In a genomic window of Lycium ferocissimum isolate CSIRO_LF1 chromosome 9, AGI_CSIRO_Lferr_CH_V1, whole genome shotgun sequence:
- the LOC132031725 gene encoding uncharacterized protein LOC132031725: MGVAIFLLGARNGEMCFVRVLQHPKEKPSLFNSEQPTKTTYKYLSHRFFFTLSSILHSKKLQLHNIEPVRNNNSSLPQLCLFAPSTILCKCTREEWEAVRIKANLVIQDNILHNLELTLHKAILLKGIHPLKDTHLLKDILQPVILLHKDIHQLVAILHKRIPQLVDILRKVIPRLVDILHKDILQQVILRTKQGMETWDW, translated from the exons ATGGGTGTTGCTATCTTCCTTTTGGGTGCACGTAATGGAGAGAT GTGTTTTGTTCGTGTGTTGCAACATCCAAAAGAAAAGCCGTCTCTTTTTAACTCGGAGCAA CCAACAaaaacaacttataaatacttgtcCCATCGTTTTTTTTTCACCTTGTCGTCCATTCTTCATTCCAAGAAATTGCAGCTTCACAATATAGAACCTGTAAGAAATAATAACTCATCTTTACCTCAGCTTTGCTTGTTTGCTCCCTCAACCATTTTGTGTAAAT GTACTCGTGAAGAATGGGAGGCGGTAAGAATAAAGGCCAATTTGGTTATCCAGGACAATATCCTCCACAACCTGGAGCTTACCCTCCACAAGGCTATCCTCCTCAAGGGTATCCACCCGCTCAAGGATACCCACTTGCTCAAGGATATCCTCCAGCCAGTTATCCTCCTGCACAAGGATATCCACCAGCTGGTGGCTATCCTCCACAAGCGTATCCCCCAGCTGGTGGATATCCTCCGCAAGGTTATCCCCAGGCTGGTGGATATCCTCCACAAGGATATCCTCCAGCAGGTTATCCTCCGCACCAAGCAG GGCATGGAAACATGGGATTGGTAG
- the LOC132030030 gene encoding F-box protein SKIP31, with protein MAILDDEDEPLAQFLESEIFSLSDQDDEMVEDILDEGDVKRKGKRFKDEDGNEDSNDGFEGEEERVTKKMRVVEDEDEDEIEGEEKREQDEEEEEEKREAKVMKIEEEEEDEEEKVKALLSSPSLSAPLEVEAEAECASSPPRMSQSVMDNNNTVASTSNNMGQLLSRIETGILSKVPPELLRHILKFLSPEDLVACTMVCKFLNFAASDESLWRWLYHMRWGLLLPTRKPRDCAWKKLYIQRDADDMMEFVRNTPTEFKEYYIQMQAAKRSQAPPPSQVSDDRIILDKTIADQVSIWKKNKGLGDKVVIDHVCSGDTCTYYQIGDVYVCEKTGHVHVCDDTCREVVPDPINGVLVCTISGRCFDTMLSPSETELDGEQQQVGTTDEAEPFMGSGRFARAYLLGYNCDDEKELEDALRFC; from the exons ATGGCAATCttggatgatgaagatgaaccacttGCTCAATTCCTCGAATCCGAGATCTTCTCTCTCTCCGATCAG GATGACGAGATGGTAGAGGATATCTTGGATGAAGGTGatgtgaagaggaaaggtaagcgCTTCAAAGATGAGGATGGTAACGAGGATAGTAATGATGGATTTGAAGGAGAGGAGGAGCGAGTAACAAAGAAAATGAGAGTTGTGGAGGACGAGGATGAGGATGAGATTGAGGGAGAGGAGAAGCGGGAGCAAgatgaggaggaggaggaagaaaaGAGGGAAGCAAAGGTGATGAAAATtgaagaggaggaggaagacGAGGAGGAAAAGGTGAAGGCATTATTATCATCTCCATCTTTGTCAGCACCACTCGAAGTCGAAGCTGAAGCTGAATGTGCATCTTCACCTCCAAGGATGAGTCAAAGTGTCATGGATAATAATAACACTGTTGCCAGTACAAGCAACAACATGGGGCAGCTCCTAAGTAGGATAGAGACTGGGATTCTCAGTAAAGTACCTCCAGAGTTGCTCCGTCACATCCTCAAGTTCCTTTCACCAGAG GATCTTGTGGCATGTACAATGGTCTgcaagtttttaaattttgctgCTTCTGATGAATCCTTGTGGCGCTGGCT GTACCACATGCGATGGGGTCTGTTGCTCCCAACAAGAAAGCCACGGGATTGTGCTTGGAAGAAGCTTTACATCCAG CGTGATGCAGATGATATGATGGAGTTTGTCAGGAATACTCCTACAGAATTTAAGGAGTATTACATCCAAATGCAGGCAGCAAAAAGAAGCCAAGCTCCTCCTCCGTCTCAG GTAAGTGATGACCGAATAATTCTTGATAAGACAATTGCTGATCAAGTTTctatttggaagaaaaacaaaggTCTGGGTGATAAAGTGGTGATTGATCATGTGTGCTCTGGGGATACGTGCACTTACTATCAAATAGGAGATGTATATGTTTGTGAGAAAACTGGACATGTCCATG TTTGTGATGACACGTGTAGGGAAGTTGTACCTGATCCTATAAATGGTGTTCTGGTGTGTACCATTTCAGGCCGCTGTTTTGATACGATGTTGTCACCTTCTGAAACGGAACTAGATGGG GAGCAGCAACAAGTTGGCACTACAGATGAAGCAGAGCCATTCATGGGATCGGGTCgttttg CTCGAGCTTATTTATTGGGATATAACTGTGATGACGAGAAAGAGCTAGAAGATGCTTTGCGCTTTTGCTGA